In the Caballeronia sp. LZ062 genome, one interval contains:
- a CDS encoding helix-turn-helix transcriptional regulator has protein sequence MNHPSHAHATPEVPMNRTEDKLADTPARALGEFIRTHRERLSPLAVGLPPGPRRRTPGLRREEVAQLCGVSPTWYTWIEQGRPVSASADALARIAVALQLSRAERAYLFELAAQRDPAEPDPAAQDVPAALLQTVGLIDAPAYVLDRQWNALRWNAPAAALFVGWLDGEHDRNLLTYTFTSPAARALIVDWETRARRLAAEFRADSIRHLNDPPTRALIDALSAASDAFARYWASQDVFEREGGERAFDHPSRGRVVFNQITFKPAHREDLKLVILVGDA, from the coding sequence CTGAACCACCCGTCGCACGCCCACGCTACACCTGAAGTTCCCATGAACCGAACCGAAGACAAGCTCGCCGATACGCCCGCACGCGCGCTCGGCGAGTTCATACGCACGCATCGCGAACGCTTGTCCCCGCTCGCTGTCGGCTTGCCGCCCGGCCCGCGCCGCCGCACGCCCGGCCTGCGCCGCGAAGAAGTCGCGCAACTGTGCGGCGTGAGCCCGACGTGGTACACGTGGATCGAGCAGGGCCGGCCGGTGTCCGCTTCCGCCGATGCGCTCGCGCGCATCGCCGTCGCGCTGCAATTGTCGCGCGCCGAACGCGCGTATCTCTTCGAACTGGCTGCGCAGCGCGATCCCGCCGAGCCCGATCCCGCCGCGCAGGACGTCCCCGCCGCGCTGTTGCAGACCGTCGGGCTGATCGACGCGCCCGCTTACGTGCTCGACCGCCAGTGGAACGCGCTGCGCTGGAACGCGCCGGCGGCGGCGCTTTTCGTCGGCTGGCTCGATGGCGAGCACGACCGCAACCTGTTGACCTACACGTTCACGTCGCCGGCGGCGCGCGCGCTGATCGTCGACTGGGAAACGCGCGCGCGCCGGCTCGCCGCCGAATTTCGCGCCGATTCCATCCGCCATCTGAACGATCCGCCGACGCGCGCATTGATCGACGCATTGAGCGCCGCGAGCGATGCCTTCGCGCGCTACTGGGCGTCGCAGGACGTGTTCGAGCGCGAAGGCGGCGAGCGCGCGTTCGATCATCCGTCGCGCGGGCGCGTGGTGTTCAATCAAATCACGTTCAAGCCGGCGCATCGGGAAGACCTGAAGCTCGTGATTCTGGTCGGGGACGCGTAG
- the argH gene encoding argininosuccinate lyase, whose product MTSQLHKKGEAWSARFSEPMSELVKRYTSSVFFDKRLALVDIQGSLAHASMLAAQKIIGADDLAAIERGMAQIKGEIERGEFEWKLDLEDVHLNIEARLTALIGDAGKRLHTGRSRNDQVATDIRLWLRGEIDRIGELLKDLRLALIDMAEKHADTIMPGFTHLQVAQPVTFGHHLLAYVEMFTRDAERMRDCRKRVNRLPLGAAALAGTSYPIDRHAVAKTLGFDGICANSLDAVSDRDFAIEFTAAAALIMTHVSRFSEELVLWMSPRVGFIDLADRFCTGSSIMPQKKNPDVPELARGKTGRVNGHLMALLTLMKGQPLAYNKDNQEDKEPLFDTVDTVADTLRIFAEMAAGITVKPQAMRAAALQGFATATDLADYLVKRGLPFRDAHEAVAHAVRICDDRGCDIADLSLEAMRIELPNVAHLIGEDVFEYLTLEGSVASRNHPGGTAPDQVRAAAKAAREAL is encoded by the coding sequence ATGACGTCCCAACTTCACAAAAAAGGCGAAGCCTGGTCGGCTCGCTTCTCCGAGCCGATGTCGGAGCTCGTCAAACGCTATACGTCGTCGGTGTTCTTCGACAAGCGGCTCGCGCTCGTCGACATTCAGGGTTCGCTCGCGCATGCGTCCATGCTCGCGGCGCAGAAGATCATCGGCGCGGACGACCTCGCGGCCATCGAGCGCGGCATGGCGCAGATCAAGGGCGAAATCGAGCGCGGCGAGTTCGAGTGGAAGCTGGATCTCGAGGACGTGCACCTGAACATCGAGGCGCGGCTGACCGCGCTGATCGGCGATGCCGGCAAGCGGCTGCACACCGGCCGTTCGCGCAACGATCAGGTCGCGACCGATATCCGCCTGTGGCTGCGCGGCGAAATCGACCGCATCGGCGAGTTGCTGAAGGACCTGCGTCTCGCGCTCATCGACATGGCGGAGAAGCACGCGGACACCATCATGCCCGGCTTCACGCATCTGCAAGTGGCGCAGCCGGTGACGTTCGGGCATCACCTGCTCGCTTACGTCGAAATGTTCACGCGCGATGCCGAACGCATGCGCGATTGCCGCAAGCGGGTGAACCGGCTGCCGCTCGGCGCGGCGGCGCTCGCGGGCACGAGCTATCCGATCGACCGTCACGCGGTGGCGAAGACGCTCGGCTTCGACGGCATCTGCGCGAATTCGCTCGATGCCGTGTCCGACCGCGATTTCGCGATCGAATTCACGGCGGCGGCGGCGCTCATCATGACGCACGTGTCGCGCTTCTCCGAAGAGCTCGTGCTGTGGATGAGCCCGCGCGTCGGCTTCATCGATCTCGCGGACCGCTTCTGTACCGGTTCGTCCATCATGCCGCAGAAGAAAAACCCCGACGTGCCCGAACTCGCGCGCGGCAAGACGGGCCGCGTGAACGGCCATCTCATGGCGCTGCTCACGCTGATGAAGGGTCAGCCACTCGCGTACAACAAGGACAATCAGGAAGACAAGGAACCGCTCTTCGATACCGTCGATACGGTCGCCGACACGCTGCGCATCTTCGCGGAAATGGCGGCGGGGATCACGGTGAAGCCGCAGGCCATGCGCGCGGCGGCCCTGCAAGGCTTCGCGACCGCCACCGATCTCGCGGACTACCTCGTGAAGCGTGGCCTGCCCTTTCGCGATGCGCACGAGGCCGTGGCGCACGCCGTGCGCATCTGCGACGATCGCGGCTGCGATATCGCGGACCTGTCGCTCGAGGCGATGCGCATCGAGTTGCCGAACGTCGCGCATCTCATCGGCGAGGACGTGTTCGAGTATTTGACGCTGGAAGGGTCGGTCGCGAGCCGCAATCATCCGGGCGGCACCGCGCCGGATCAGGTGCGCGCGGCGGCAAAGGCAGCACGCGAGGCGCTTTGA
- a CDS encoding class I SAM-dependent methyltransferase, with product MKHHEQVADAFGSTAAAYLTSQVHASGADLQNLTATFAATCGNATVLDMGCGAGHASFAVAPHVKEVVAYDIAPQMLATVETAAKERGLTTIRTQQGAAETLPFDDASFHWAISRMSAHHWRDVPKALAEVHRGLKTGGRLKFIDIAGIDDPLYDTHIQAIEVLRDASHVRDYRADEWIAMLDAAGFDARVTERWRIPLEFESWVTRMRTPPERVTAIKSMWTSAPEEVRQYFGVKDDFSFELDALMIEAKRRD from the coding sequence ATGAAACACCACGAACAGGTCGCCGACGCGTTCGGCTCGACCGCCGCCGCGTATCTCACGAGCCAGGTCCACGCGAGCGGCGCGGATTTGCAGAACCTCACCGCGACCTTCGCCGCGACCTGCGGCAACGCCACCGTGCTGGACATGGGCTGCGGCGCGGGTCACGCGAGCTTCGCGGTGGCGCCGCACGTGAAGGAAGTCGTGGCCTACGACATCGCGCCGCAGATGCTCGCCACCGTCGAAACCGCCGCGAAAGAGCGCGGACTGACGACCATCCGCACGCAGCAGGGCGCGGCCGAAACGCTGCCGTTCGACGACGCGTCGTTCCACTGGGCGATCAGCCGCATGAGCGCGCATCACTGGCGCGACGTGCCGAAGGCGCTCGCCGAAGTGCATCGCGGGCTGAAGACGGGCGGGCGGCTGAAGTTCATCGACATCGCGGGCATCGACGATCCGCTTTACGACACGCATATTCAGGCGATCGAAGTGCTGCGCGACGCATCGCATGTTCGCGACTATCGCGCGGACGAATGGATCGCGATGCTCGACGCAGCCGGCTTCGATGCGCGCGTGACCGAACGCTGGCGCATTCCGCTGGAATTCGAATCGTGGGTGACGAGAATGCGCACGCCGCCTGAGCGCGTGACCGCGATCAAGTCGATGTGGACGAGCGCGCCCGAAGAAGTGCGCCAGTACTTCGGCGTGAAGGACGACTTCTCCTTCGAGCTGGACGCGTTGATGATCGAGGCAAAGCGGCGCGACTGA
- a CDS encoding type II secretion system F family protein, with product MTSAPVIMRYRARVDSESGPQDLELDADDEAQLRMRLAEMGFSLVDATPLDAKKRGFSLRKPVFERGLFTQELIALLEAGLSLVETVETLRDKSKEGLNRAVLQGIVAALYEGEPLSRALERQPEHFPPLYVATVASAEQTGHLAEALKRYHHYDARLSTVRKKVVSSMVYPSIVIGTGAMIILFMAFYVIPKFSQVFATMKDMPLTVRMMLAWGNLVEAHGGVLLAALFAAMVGAGLSLRSAKVRERLMSAFFRLPKLADYQRLFGLTRFYRTLGLLLAGGMSMVTSLELAAQVLPAHLQSALSEALGEIRAGKPLSGALPAANLTTPVAERLIRVGEQSGELADMVTRSAEFCDEELDRAIDTLMRVVEPVLMLAVGGIVGTIIFLLYMPIFQLAGAVG from the coding sequence ATGACGAGCGCACCGGTCATCATGCGATATCGCGCCCGGGTGGATAGCGAAAGCGGCCCGCAGGATCTCGAACTGGACGCCGACGACGAAGCGCAGTTGCGCATGCGGCTCGCGGAAATGGGCTTCTCGCTCGTCGATGCGACGCCGCTCGACGCGAAGAAGCGCGGCTTCTCGCTGCGCAAACCGGTATTCGAGCGCGGGCTCTTCACGCAGGAACTCATCGCGTTGCTCGAAGCTGGGCTCAGCCTCGTCGAAACGGTGGAAACGCTGCGCGACAAGAGCAAGGAAGGGTTGAACCGGGCCGTGCTGCAAGGCATCGTCGCGGCGCTGTATGAAGGCGAGCCGCTCTCGCGCGCGCTCGAACGTCAGCCGGAGCATTTTCCGCCGCTGTATGTGGCGACGGTCGCGTCGGCGGAGCAGACCGGGCATCTCGCCGAGGCACTGAAACGCTATCACCATTACGACGCGCGGCTTTCGACGGTGCGCAAGAAGGTCGTGTCGTCGATGGTGTATCCGTCGATCGTCATCGGCACGGGCGCCATGATCATCCTCTTCATGGCGTTTTACGTGATCCCCAAGTTCAGCCAGGTTTTCGCGACGATGAAGGACATGCCGCTCACCGTACGCATGATGCTCGCGTGGGGCAATCTCGTCGAAGCGCACGGCGGCGTGCTGCTCGCGGCGCTCTTCGCGGCGATGGTCGGCGCGGGCCTGTCGCTGCGCAGCGCGAAGGTTCGTGAGCGGCTCATGTCGGCGTTTTTCAGATTGCCGAAGCTCGCGGACTATCAGCGCCTCTTCGGCCTCACGCGCTTCTATCGCACGCTCGGGCTGCTGCTCGCGGGCGGGATGTCGATGGTGACCTCGCTCGAACTGGCCGCGCAGGTGTTGCCCGCGCATTTGCAGAGCGCGTTGTCCGAGGCGCTGGGCGAAATTCGCGCAGGCAAGCCGCTATCCGGCGCCCTGCCCGCCGCGAACCTGACGACGCCGGTCGCCGAGCGGCTGATTCGCGTCGGCGAACAGAGCGGCGAACTCGCCGACATGGTGACGCGCTCCGCCGAGTTCTGCGACGAGGAACTCGATCGCGCCATCGACACGCTCATGCGCGTCGTCGAACCGGTGCTGATGCTCGCGGTCGGCGGCATCGTCGGGACGATCATCTTCTTGCTGTACATGCCGATCTTCCAACTGGCGGGCGCCGTGGGGTGA
- a CDS encoding glycosyl hydrolase family 18 protein, with protein sequence MNRLDKQSKVLSLILAAVVAYSAPASAAEWQEGATYPAGTTVTYNGHTYQALQTHTAYAGAGWTPSSTPTLWKDLGASGATPSPEPAPAPAPTPTPAPTPAPTPTACFTAWSASQVYANAGSRVTYNGRNYQNKWWTQGENPAQSGQYGVWQDIGACSGGPTPAPAPTPVPAPTPTPTPTPTPTPTPTPVPTPTPTPTPTPTPTPTPTPTPTPTPAPAPTPTPTPTPAPAPAPVGGREIGGYFAQWGIYDRNYKIRDVDTTGSAKLLTFINYAFGNIYQKNGGFECGIVNKAEPGATNPSAPDAGTGGDAWADYQKGFSANEAVSGQADAWDFPQNDPRYGSGKAGPLKGNFNQLKQLKAKYPNLKIIISIGGWTWSKWFGKAASTDAMRKQLVASCIDVYIKGNLPFDSGSNAGGEGIGANVFDGIDIDWEFPGGGGQPYNVVDPNDKKNYTLLLAEFRRQLDAIGSQNGKHYYLTVAIGAGGDKIAMTEPAEYSKSLDWINIMSYDFHGGWEANGPTDFQAPLYGDPDSPNYKAGQYAPTYNVDGAVKDLLNAGVPTTKIVVGIPFYGRGWSGVSAGPSGNGLYQKATKPAPGKYEEGIQDYRILKSAAGTLYEHPVAKTSYKFDGNNWWSYDSPAAVRLKMDYVKAQSLRGSFAWELDGDGPNAELLKIMSDGLK encoded by the coding sequence ATGAATCGTCTTGATAAGCAATCCAAAGTTTTGTCGCTGATTTTGGCTGCGGTGGTCGCCTACTCGGCGCCCGCATCAGCTGCCGAGTGGCAAGAAGGCGCAACCTATCCGGCAGGCACCACGGTCACTTACAACGGCCACACCTATCAGGCGCTTCAGACACACACCGCTTATGCAGGCGCGGGATGGACGCCCTCTTCGACGCCGACGTTGTGGAAAGATCTTGGGGCGTCGGGCGCAACGCCATCGCCGGAGCCGGCTCCGGCTCCAGCGCCAACACCGACGCCAGCACCGACGCCTGCACCGACGCCCACTGCCTGCTTCACGGCGTGGTCGGCATCGCAGGTTTATGCGAACGCGGGCAGCCGTGTCACATACAACGGGCGCAATTACCAAAACAAGTGGTGGACTCAAGGCGAGAACCCGGCGCAATCCGGGCAATACGGCGTGTGGCAGGACATCGGCGCTTGCTCCGGCGGGCCGACGCCAGCTCCGGCGCCGACTCCCGTCCCGGCGCCGACGCCGACGCCGACGCCTACCCCTACGCCGACACCGACGCCAACGCCCGTCCCAACGCCGACGCCAACGCCTACGCCTACGCCTACGCCAACGCCTACCCCAACGCCAACGCCAACGCCAACGCCGGCACCAGCACCAACACCCACGCCCACGCCAACACCAGCACCGGCTCCCGCGCCCGTCGGCGGTCGCGAAATCGGAGGCTATTTCGCCCAATGGGGCATCTACGATCGCAATTACAAGATCAGGGACGTGGACACGACCGGTTCGGCCAAACTGCTCACGTTCATCAATTACGCATTCGGCAACATCTATCAAAAGAACGGCGGTTTCGAGTGCGGCATCGTCAACAAGGCGGAGCCGGGCGCGACCAATCCGAGCGCGCCGGATGCAGGCACCGGCGGCGATGCATGGGCCGACTATCAGAAAGGCTTCTCCGCGAACGAAGCCGTCAGCGGCCAGGCCGACGCCTGGGACTTTCCGCAAAACGATCCGCGCTACGGCAGCGGCAAGGCGGGGCCGCTCAAAGGTAACTTCAACCAGCTGAAGCAGTTGAAGGCCAAATATCCGAACCTGAAGATCATCATCTCGATCGGCGGATGGACGTGGTCGAAGTGGTTCGGCAAGGCTGCATCGACGGATGCAATGCGCAAGCAACTGGTCGCGTCGTGCATCGATGTCTACATCAAGGGCAATCTGCCGTTCGATTCAGGCTCGAATGCGGGCGGCGAAGGCATCGGCGCGAACGTGTTCGACGGCATCGACATCGACTGGGAATTCCCGGGCGGCGGCGGCCAGCCGTACAACGTCGTCGACCCGAACGACAAGAAGAACTACACGCTGTTGCTCGCCGAGTTCCGCAGGCAACTGGATGCAATCGGCTCGCAGAACGGCAAGCACTATTACCTGACCGTGGCCATCGGCGCGGGCGGCGACAAGATCGCGATGACCGAGCCGGCCGAGTACAGCAAGTCGCTCGACTGGATCAACATCATGTCCTACGACTTCCATGGCGGCTGGGAAGCCAACGGCCCGACGGACTTTCAGGCGCCCCTCTATGGCGATCCGGACAGCCCGAACTACAAGGCAGGCCAGTACGCGCCGACCTACAACGTCGACGGTGCAGTGAAGGATCTCCTCAACGCGGGCGTGCCGACGACGAAGATCGTCGTGGGAATCCCGTTCTACGGACGCGGCTGGTCCGGCGTGAGCGCGGGACCGAGCGGCAACGGCCTCTATCAGAAGGCGACGAAACCCGCGCCGGGCAAGTACGAGGAAGGGATTCAGGATTACCGCATTTTGAAGAGCGCAGCGGGCACGCTCTACGAACATCCGGTCGCGAAGACGTCCTACAAGTTCGACGGCAACAACTGGTGGTCCTACGACTCCCCGGCCGCCGTTCGGCTGAAGATGGACTACGTCAAGGCGCAGAGCCTGCGCGGCTCCTTCGCCTGGGAACTGGACGGTGATGGGCCGAACGCGGAGCTGCTGAAAATCATGAGCGACGGACTCAAGTGA
- the gspG gene encoding type II secretion system major pseudopilin GspG produces the protein MHGPSSKAACPTAAALRARLAERATRWPQRGFTLLELLVVLLIIALLAGYVGPKLFGEVGKARSKTAASQMKGIESALDRYRLDTGHFPGTDAGLAALTTNVGNATGWDGPYMSSAIPNDPWGKPYIYRSPGEGGKDYDLMTYGADGKPGGSGEDADIVNK, from the coding sequence ATGCACGGACCTTCATCGAAAGCCGCATGCCCGACGGCGGCGGCCTTGCGCGCGCGGCTCGCAGAGCGCGCCACCCGCTGGCCGCAGCGCGGCTTCACGCTGCTGGAACTGCTCGTGGTGCTGCTCATCATCGCGCTGCTGGCGGGGTATGTCGGGCCGAAGCTCTTCGGCGAAGTGGGCAAGGCGCGCAGCAAGACGGCCGCCTCGCAGATGAAGGGCATCGAAAGCGCGCTCGATCGTTACCGGCTCGACACAGGACACTTTCCGGGCACGGACGCCGGCCTCGCCGCACTCACGACCAACGTGGGCAACGCGACCGGATGGGACGGCCCGTACATGAGCAGCGCGATCCCGAACGATCCGTGGGGCAAGCCGTACATCTATCGCTCGCCGGGCGAAGGCGGCAAGGACTACGACCTGATGACCTACGGCGCCGACGGCAAGCCCGGCGGCTCGGGCGAGGACGCGGATATCGTCAACAAATGA
- the ppc gene encoding phosphoenolpyruvate carboxylase yields MTSSASARTARRNAASPDSSSDTSIAAASPSISKTRAAGAAKASTAAVAVKEKPGVEAVVKAPKAAKPAKEAKPSKKAKAASLSDANAAGASAEPARLAESADSAERAKPANRARDDKDRPLFEDIRFLGRVLGEVLREQEGDAVFDMVEAIRQTAVKFRREDDVDASQTLEKRLRGLSPEQTVSVVRAFSYFSHLANIAEDRHHNRRRRIHALAGSAPQPGTIAYAIERMREQKNVSATRKMLQTFFDDALIVPVLTAHPTEVQRKSILDAQHDIARLLAERDQELTARERAQNEAVLRARVTSLWQTRMLRDARLTVADEIENALSYYRATFLAEIPALYADIEAALAEHGLPARLPPFFQMGSWIGGDRDGNPNVTAETLDAAITRQATVIFEHYLEEVHKLGAELSVSNLLAGASDALLALADASPDHSPHRTDEPYRRALIGIYTRLAASARVRLGEGVVAVRSAGRGAAPIRATPYADAAEFTRDLNVLIESLAQNHGASLAAQRLSPLARASEVFGFHLASIDLRQSSDIHEAVVAELLARAGVVADYASLDEAQKRDVLLKELGQPRPLRLPYAQYSDLAKSELGVLEAARVIREKFGARAVRNYIISHTETVSDLLEVMLLQKETGVLKGCLGNNEDAARDGLMVIPLFETIADLRNAPVIMGEFFALPGIDKLIEAQGQEQEVMLGYSDSNKDGGFLTSNWELYRAELALVALFKERKTTLRLFHGRGGTVGRGGGPTYQAILSQPPGTVDGQIRLTEQGEVIASKFANAEIGRRNLETVVAATLEATLLPHENAPAQLPQFEATMQTLSDAAMSAYRALVYETPGFTDYFFSSTPIAEIAELNIGSRPASRKLQDPKHRRIEDLRAIPWGFSWGQCRLLLTGWYGFGSAVTAYLDEAGSDAERTRRLSALRKMHKTWPFFKNLLSNMDMVLAKTDLAVASRYAQLVSDKKLRKLVFDKIVAEHERTCHVLTEITGRSERLSDNPLLARSIKNRFPYLDPLNHLQVELLKRHRAGDQNVRLRRGIHLTINGIAAGLRNTG; encoded by the coding sequence GTGACGTCTTCCGCATCGGCCCGCACGGCGCGCCGCAACGCCGCATCGCCCGACTCATCGTCCGACACGTCCATCGCGGCGGCGTCGCCTTCCATCTCGAAAACGCGGGCCGCAGGCGCCGCGAAAGCGTCCACGGCGGCCGTCGCGGTCAAGGAGAAGCCGGGCGTCGAGGCGGTGGTAAAGGCGCCCAAGGCCGCCAAGCCGGCGAAAGAAGCGAAGCCGTCGAAGAAGGCCAAAGCCGCTTCGCTCTCGGATGCGAACGCCGCCGGAGCGTCCGCCGAGCCGGCGCGGCTCGCGGAGTCCGCGGATTCCGCCGAACGCGCGAAACCTGCGAACCGCGCCCGCGACGACAAAGACCGCCCGCTCTTCGAAGACATCCGCTTCCTCGGCCGCGTGCTCGGCGAAGTGCTGCGCGAGCAGGAAGGCGACGCCGTGTTCGACATGGTCGAGGCGATTCGTCAGACGGCCGTCAAGTTCCGCCGTGAAGACGACGTCGACGCCTCGCAGACGCTGGAAAAGCGCCTGCGTGGCTTGTCGCCGGAGCAGACGGTGTCCGTGGTGCGCGCGTTCAGCTATTTCTCGCATCTCGCGAATATCGCGGAAGACCGTCATCACAACCGCCGCCGCCGCATTCACGCGCTCGCGGGCTCCGCGCCGCAGCCGGGCACCATCGCCTATGCCATCGAGCGCATGCGCGAGCAGAAAAACGTCAGCGCCACGCGCAAGATGTTGCAGACCTTCTTCGACGACGCGCTGATCGTTCCGGTGCTCACCGCGCATCCGACCGAAGTGCAGCGCAAGAGCATTCTCGACGCGCAACACGACATCGCGCGTCTGCTCGCCGAGCGCGATCAGGAGCTGACCGCCCGCGAACGCGCGCAGAACGAAGCGGTGCTGCGCGCACGCGTGACGTCGCTCTGGCAGACGCGGATGCTGCGCGACGCGCGTCTGACCGTCGCCGATGAAATCGAGAACGCGCTCTCCTACTATCGCGCGACTTTCCTCGCCGAAATTCCCGCGCTGTACGCCGATATCGAAGCCGCGCTCGCCGAGCACGGCCTGCCCGCGCGCCTGCCGCCGTTCTTTCAGATGGGAAGCTGGATTGGCGGCGACCGCGACGGCAATCCGAACGTCACGGCCGAGACGCTCGACGCCGCCATCACGCGGCAGGCGACCGTCATCTTCGAACACTATCTGGAAGAGGTGCACAAGCTCGGCGCGGAACTGTCGGTGTCGAATCTGCTGGCCGGAGCGAGCGATGCGCTGCTCGCACTCGCCGATGCCTCGCCCGACCACTCGCCGCATCGCACTGACGAGCCGTACCGGCGCGCGCTGATCGGCATCTACACGCGGCTCGCGGCGAGCGCGCGCGTGCGGCTCGGCGAAGGCGTCGTCGCGGTGCGCAGCGCCGGGCGCGGCGCGGCCCCGATTCGCGCGACGCCGTATGCGGACGCCGCCGAGTTCACGCGCGACCTGAACGTGCTGATCGAATCGCTTGCGCAGAACCACGGCGCGTCGCTGGCGGCGCAGCGCCTGTCGCCGCTCGCGCGGGCATCGGAAGTATTCGGCTTTCACCTCGCGAGCATCGACTTGCGGCAAAGCTCGGACATTCACGAGGCGGTCGTGGCCGAACTGCTTGCTCGCGCGGGGGTCGTCGCGGATTACGCGTCGCTCGACGAAGCACAGAAGCGCGACGTGCTGCTGAAGGAACTCGGACAGCCGCGGCCGCTGCGCCTGCCTTACGCGCAGTATTCCGACCTCGCGAAAAGCGAACTCGGCGTGCTCGAAGCGGCGCGCGTCATCCGCGAGAAATTCGGCGCGCGGGCGGTGCGCAACTACATCATTTCGCACACGGAAACCGTCAGCGATCTGCTCGAAGTGATGCTGCTGCAAAAGGAAACCGGCGTGCTGAAAGGCTGCCTCGGCAACAACGAGGATGCCGCGCGCGACGGTCTGATGGTGATTCCGCTCTTCGAAACCATCGCGGACTTGCGCAATGCGCCCGTCATCATGGGCGAATTCTTCGCGCTGCCGGGCATCGACAAGCTGATCGAGGCGCAGGGCCAGGAGCAGGAAGTCATGCTCGGCTATTCGGACAGCAACAAGGACGGCGGCTTTCTTACGTCGAACTGGGAGCTGTATCGCGCGGAACTGGCGCTGGTCGCGCTCTTCAAGGAACGCAAGACGACGCTGCGGCTCTTTCACGGGCGCGGCGGCACCGTTGGGCGCGGCGGCGGTCCGACGTATCAGGCGATTCTTTCGCAGCCGCCGGGCACCGTCGACGGCCAGATTCGGCTCACCGAGCAAGGCGAAGTGATCGCGAGCAAGTTCGCGAACGCGGAAATCGGGCGGCGCAATCTGGAAACGGTCGTGGCCGCGACGCTCGAAGCAACGCTCTTGCCGCACGAGAACGCGCCCGCGCAACTGCCGCAGTTCGAAGCGACCATGCAGACGCTTTCGGACGCCGCGATGTCGGCGTATCGCGCGCTCGTCTACGAGACGCCCGGCTTCACCGATTACTTCTTCTCCTCGACACCGATTGCCGAAATCGCGGAACTGAACATCGGCAGCCGGCCGGCGTCGCGCAAGCTGCAGGACCCGAAGCATCGGAGAATCGAAGATCTACGCGCGATTCCGTGGGGCTTTTCGTGGGGTCAGTGCCGTCTGCTCTTGACCGGCTGGTACGGCTTCGGCAGCGCGGTGACCGCTTATCTCGACGAAGCCGGGTCGGATGCCGAGCGCACTCGCCGTCTTTCAGCGCTTCGCAAGATGCACAAGACCTGGCCGTTCTTCAAGAATCTGCTGTCGAACATGGACATGGTGCTCGCGAAGACCGACCTCGCGGTGGCGTCGCGTTACGCGCAACTCGTCAGCGACAAGAAGCTGCGCAAGCTCGTGTTCGACAAGATCGTGGCCGAACACGAGCGCACTTGTCACGTGCTCACCGAGATCACCGGCCGAAGCGAGCGGCTTTCCGACAACCCGCTGCTCGCGCGTTCGATCAAGAACCGCTTCCCGTATCTCGATCCGCTCAACCATTTGCAGGTGGAACTGCTCAAGCGCCACCGCGCGGGCGATCAAAACGTGCGGCTGCGGCGCGGCATTCACCTGACCATCAACGGTATCGCCGCGGGTCTGCGCAATACCGGCTGA